One Micromonospora sp. FIMYZ51 genomic window carries:
- a CDS encoding isovaleryl-CoA dehydrogenase, whose product MTTHEVFNQVPPLVDYDTAADPALLDGLAREGAGWATDEVRALGRLAGTEEAIEHGRLANEHPPVLRTHDRYGHRIDEVEFHPSWHELMRTAVGHGLHAAPWADDRIGAHVARAAKFYTWRTDAGHGCPISMSYAAVPALRHAPDLAASYEPLLTATTYDFGLRAPSTKRGLLAGMSMTEKQGGSDVRANTTNARPQPDGSYRLVGHKWFTSAPMCDLFLTLAQAPGGLTCFLVPRVLPDGTRNPMRLVRLKDKLGNRSNASSEIEYDEAVAWRVGDEGRGVRTIIDMVNLTRLDCVIGAAAGMRQGLLTAAHHAAHRRAFGRYLADQPLMRNVLADLAVESEAATVLMMRLAGATDRSARGDATETAFKRIALAVGKYWVCKRWPGHAAEALECLGGNGYVEESGMPRLFRESPLNSIWEGSGNVAALDVLRALAGQPEVLAAFQAEVALAAGADRRLDAAVRQVQAALNDPADLELRARRVVEQLALVLQGALLVRHGHPAVADAFCASRLAGDHGHAYGTLPAGVDFAAIITRATPKLAP is encoded by the coding sequence GTGACCACACACGAGGTGTTCAACCAGGTTCCGCCGCTTGTCGACTACGACACCGCGGCTGACCCGGCGCTACTCGACGGGCTGGCCCGCGAGGGCGCCGGCTGGGCCACCGACGAGGTGCGTGCCCTCGGCCGGCTCGCCGGCACCGAGGAGGCGATCGAGCACGGTCGGCTGGCCAACGAACACCCGCCGGTGCTGCGTACCCACGACCGCTACGGGCACCGCATCGACGAGGTGGAGTTCCATCCGTCCTGGCACGAGCTGATGCGTACCGCCGTGGGTCATGGCCTGCACGCCGCGCCCTGGGCCGACGACCGGATCGGCGCGCACGTCGCCCGGGCCGCGAAGTTCTACACCTGGCGCACCGACGCCGGCCACGGGTGCCCGATCTCGATGAGCTACGCGGCGGTGCCGGCCCTGCGGCACGCCCCGGACCTGGCCGCGAGCTACGAGCCGCTGCTCACCGCCACCACGTACGACTTCGGGTTGCGGGCGCCGTCGACCAAGCGCGGCCTGCTGGCGGGCATGTCCATGACGGAGAAACAGGGCGGCTCGGACGTACGCGCCAACACCACGAACGCCCGCCCGCAGCCGGACGGCAGCTACCGGCTGGTCGGGCACAAGTGGTTCACCTCCGCGCCGATGTGCGACCTGTTCCTGACCCTGGCCCAGGCGCCGGGCGGGCTGACCTGCTTCCTGGTGCCGCGCGTGCTGCCCGACGGCACCCGCAACCCGATGCGGCTCGTGCGGCTGAAGGACAAACTGGGCAACCGGTCCAACGCCTCCAGCGAGATCGAGTACGACGAGGCGGTCGCCTGGCGGGTCGGCGACGAGGGTCGGGGCGTACGCACCATCATCGACATGGTCAACCTGACCCGCCTGGACTGCGTGATCGGCGCGGCGGCCGGCATGCGGCAGGGCCTGCTCACCGCCGCCCACCACGCCGCCCACCGGCGGGCCTTCGGCCGGTACCTCGCCGACCAGCCGTTGATGCGTAACGTCCTGGCCGACCTGGCGGTGGAGTCGGAGGCCGCGACGGTGCTGATGATGCGCCTGGCCGGTGCCACCGACCGGTCCGCCCGCGGCGACGCGACCGAGACCGCCTTCAAGCGGATCGCCCTGGCCGTCGGCAAGTACTGGGTCTGCAAGCGGTGGCCGGGTCATGCCGCCGAAGCTCTGGAATGCCTCGGCGGCAACGGCTACGTCGAAGAGTCCGGCATGCCGCGCCTGTTCCGCGAGTCGCCGCTGAACTCGATCTGGGAGGGCTCCGGCAACGTCGCCGCGCTGGACGTACTGCGGGCGCTGGCCGGTCAGCCCGAGGTGCTGGCGGCGTTCCAGGCCGAGGTGGCGCTCGCGGCAGGTGCCGACCGTCGACTGGACGCCGCCGTACGCCAGGTGCAGGCCGCCCTGAACGACCCGGCCGACCTTGAGCTGCGGGCCCGCCGGGTGGTCGAACAGTTGGCCCTGGTGCTCCAGGGTGCGCTGCTGGTCCGGCACGGCCACCCGGCCGTCGCCGACGCCTTCTGCGCCTCCCGCCTGGCCGGGGACCACGGCCACGCCTACGGCACCCTGCCCGCCGGTGTCGACTTCGCCGCCATCATCACCCGCGCCACCCCCAAACTCGCGCCATAG
- a CDS encoding cellulose binding domain-containing protein, translated as MRVSNRHGVRSFALPLSLTRRGRAALVAGLLLGTSVLTGVSAPSAGAATAPVTVTVNARAGLATMPATGLGVNHAIWDQYLATNETSDLLRDAGVQMVRYPGGSYADIYHWRDHTAPGGYVAPGTDFDSFMAAARRVGAEPMIIANYGTGTPAEAADWVRYANVTKRYGARYWTVGNENYGNGHYGAAWEADHHPDKSATYYANLVVSYAEAMKAVDPTIKVGAVLTMPANWPDGLTAGDDPGPWNKTVLSIAGPKIDFVDVHWYPGGSAAESLPRTSHITDAVHLLRQQITRYAGPDAARIGISLTEVNVTADGMTSQPAALFLADAYSGLLANGVFTVHWWNVHNGIGRVTTVAGQTDYGDFGLLSSGTCTSDGTVCEPPVNTPFAAYHGLSMMSRFARTGDQFIRAGSDQPMVTAHAVRRGNGEVAVLLVNKDPENEYPVTIDYAGFAPSSAAPTVHTHTNGATAITTSQSGSATSRTLPPYSLTTLVVRPAAAATGLPGAPGQPTVSAVTDRSATISWPAATPGTSPIAKYEVHRQYGTVSEQLGETSGTSLTVGNLNPGSRYTVNVLTRDTAGRVSWASPPLTFTTGSPAESACAIRFTNDTDWGNGYVATVEIANNTERPINGWTLTWTWPTTWQQVGSGWNANWTQVGSNVRVTSNDDSRQIAAGGTVSVGFVGEYSGPNVVPTAFRLNGTLCTAR; from the coding sequence ATGAGAGTTTCGAACAGGCACGGTGTTCGATCATTTGCCCTACCACTGTCCCTGACCCGGCGTGGCCGCGCGGCACTGGTGGCCGGCCTGCTGCTCGGCACGAGCGTGCTGACCGGCGTCAGTGCTCCGAGCGCCGGTGCGGCGACGGCGCCGGTGACCGTCACCGTGAACGCCCGGGCCGGACTGGCGACCATGCCCGCCACCGGGCTCGGCGTCAACCACGCCATCTGGGACCAGTACCTGGCCACGAACGAGACGTCCGACCTGCTGCGTGATGCCGGGGTACAGATGGTGCGTTACCCCGGTGGCTCGTACGCCGACATCTACCACTGGCGTGACCACACCGCGCCCGGCGGCTACGTCGCACCCGGCACCGACTTCGACAGTTTCATGGCCGCGGCCCGGCGGGTCGGTGCCGAGCCGATGATCATCGCCAACTACGGCACCGGTACGCCGGCCGAGGCCGCCGACTGGGTGCGGTACGCCAACGTGACCAAGCGGTACGGCGCGCGGTACTGGACGGTCGGCAACGAGAACTACGGCAACGGGCACTACGGCGCTGCCTGGGAGGCCGACCACCACCCCGACAAGAGCGCCACCTACTACGCGAACCTGGTGGTCTCCTACGCCGAGGCGATGAAGGCCGTCGACCCCACAATCAAGGTCGGCGCGGTGCTGACCATGCCGGCCAACTGGCCGGACGGCCTGACCGCGGGCGACGATCCAGGTCCGTGGAACAAAACAGTGCTCTCCATCGCCGGGCCGAAGATCGACTTCGTCGACGTGCACTGGTATCCGGGCGGCAGCGCCGCCGAGTCGCTGCCCCGCACCAGCCACATCACCGACGCGGTGCACCTGCTCCGGCAGCAGATCACCCGGTACGCCGGCCCGGATGCCGCGCGCATCGGGATCAGCCTCACCGAGGTGAACGTGACCGCCGACGGCATGACCAGCCAACCCGCCGCGCTCTTCCTGGCCGACGCCTACAGCGGGCTGCTCGCCAACGGCGTCTTCACGGTGCACTGGTGGAACGTGCACAACGGCATCGGCCGGGTGACCACGGTGGCCGGGCAGACCGACTACGGCGATTTCGGCCTGCTCTCCAGCGGCACCTGCACCTCGGACGGCACGGTCTGCGAACCGCCGGTGAACACGCCGTTCGCCGCCTACCACGGGCTGTCCATGATGAGCCGCTTCGCCCGGACCGGCGACCAGTTCATCCGCGCCGGCTCCGACCAGCCGATGGTCACCGCGCACGCGGTGCGGCGCGGCAACGGGGAGGTGGCGGTGCTGCTGGTGAACAAGGACCCGGAGAACGAGTACCCGGTCACCATCGACTACGCCGGCTTCGCCCCGTCGAGCGCGGCACCGACGGTGCACACCCACACCAACGGCGCCACCGCCATCACCACCAGCCAGAGCGGCAGCGCGACCAGCCGGACCCTGCCGCCGTACTCGCTGACCACCCTCGTGGTGCGTCCGGCGGCTGCCGCGACCGGCCTGCCCGGCGCACCCGGGCAACCCACCGTCAGCGCGGTCACCGACCGCAGTGCGACGATCTCCTGGCCGGCGGCCACCCCGGGCACCAGCCCGATCGCCAAGTACGAGGTCCACCGGCAGTACGGGACGGTAAGCGAGCAACTCGGCGAGACCTCGGGCACCTCGCTCACCGTCGGCAACCTCAACCCCGGCAGCAGGTACACGGTAAACGTGCTGACCCGCGACACCGCCGGTCGGGTCTCCTGGGCCTCACCGCCGTTGACCTTCACCACCGGCAGTCCGGCCGAGAGCGCCTGCGCCATCCGCTTCACAAACGACACCGACTGGGGCAACGGGTACGTGGCGACGGTGGAGATCGCGAACAACACCGAGCGGCCGATCAACGGCTGGACGCTGACCTGGACCTGGCCGACCACCTGGCAACAGGTGGGCAGCGGCTGGAACGCCAACTGGACGCAGGTCGGCAGCAACGTGCGGGTGACCAGCAACGACGACAGCCGCCAGATCGCCGCCGGAGGCACGGTGAGCGTCGGGTTCGTCGGGGAGTACAGCGGACCGAACGTCGTGCCGACCGCCTTCCGGCTCAACGGCACCCTCTGCACCGCACGCTAG
- a CDS encoding PHB depolymerase family esterase, with translation MEVDVKRTTAALASLAAALLFAVATLVLVPQPAAAASLVEVTNFGSNPGNMRMHIYAPDNRPTNPAIVVAMHGCGGSGQGFYSGSEFARLADQYGFLVIYPTATQQAGFGNCFDVWSAASKRRDGGSDPVSIMSMVNYAQRQYGGDLNRVFATGSSSGGMMTQALMALYPDVYKAGAAFMGVPFNCFANAADFPPTNSQCVNGRMDRTPQQWGDAVRQAYPGYSGARPRVQLWHGTADNLIPFQLLQESVEQWTNVAGLSQTPTRTDTPQPNWNRRQFADSSGTVRVEAYAIQGAGHSLPSTGMARVAIEFFGLTGTNPPPTTTPPPPPTTTPPPPPTTTPPPPPTTTPPPPPTTTPPPGSTSCRVQYSADSWNNGLVANITVTNTSPSPVNGWTVQWTWPNSQQVTNAWNATITQSGNQVTARNVGYNSTIGANQSVTFGLQGTHTGTNTAPNRFTLNGAACS, from the coding sequence ATGGAGGTGGACGTGAAACGAACCACAGCGGCGCTGGCATCGCTGGCCGCCGCGCTCCTCTTCGCCGTGGCGACCCTCGTCTTGGTCCCGCAGCCGGCCGCCGCCGCGTCCCTGGTCGAGGTGACCAACTTCGGCAGCAACCCGGGCAACATGCGGATGCACATCTACGCGCCGGACAACCGGCCGACCAACCCGGCGATCGTGGTGGCCATGCACGGCTGCGGCGGCTCCGGTCAGGGCTTCTACTCGGGCAGCGAGTTCGCCCGCCTCGCCGACCAGTACGGCTTCCTGGTCATCTATCCCACCGCCACCCAGCAGGCCGGCTTCGGCAACTGCTTCGACGTCTGGTCTGCGGCAAGCAAGCGGCGCGACGGTGGCAGCGACCCGGTTTCCATCATGTCGATGGTGAACTACGCGCAGCGGCAGTACGGCGGCGACCTGAACCGGGTCTTCGCCACCGGCAGCTCGTCGGGCGGGATGATGACCCAGGCCCTGATGGCGCTCTACCCGGACGTGTACAAGGCCGGCGCGGCGTTCATGGGTGTGCCGTTCAACTGCTTCGCCAACGCCGCCGACTTCCCACCCACAAACAGTCAGTGCGTCAACGGCCGGATGGACCGGACCCCGCAGCAGTGGGGCGACGCCGTCCGGCAGGCGTACCCGGGCTACAGCGGAGCCCGTCCCCGGGTGCAGCTGTGGCACGGCACCGCCGACAACCTGATCCCCTTCCAACTGCTCCAGGAGTCGGTGGAGCAGTGGACGAACGTGGCCGGGCTGAGCCAGACCCCGACGCGCACGGACACCCCGCAGCCGAACTGGAACCGGCGCCAGTTCGCCGACTCGTCGGGCACGGTGCGGGTGGAGGCGTACGCCATCCAGGGGGCTGGGCACAGCTTGCCGTCGACCGGCATGGCCCGGGTCGCGATCGAGTTCTTCGGCCTGACCGGCACCAACCCGCCGCCGACCACCACCCCGCCACCGCCGCCGACCACCACCCCACCGCCACCGCCGACCACCACCCCACCGCCACCGCCGACCACCACCCCGCCACCGCCGCCGACCACCACGCCGCCGCCCGGCTCGACGTCCTGCCGGGTGCAGTACTCGGCCGACTCCTGGAACAACGGCCTGGTCGCCAACATCACCGTCACCAACACCAGCCCGAGCCCGGTCAACGGCTGGACGGTGCAGTGGACCTGGCCCAACAGCCAGCAGGTCACCAACGCCTGGAACGCCACCATCACCCAGAGCGGTAACCAGGTGACCGCCCGCAACGTCGGCTACAACAGCACAATCGGCGCCAACCAGAGCGTCACCTTCGGCCTACAGGGCACCCACACCGGCACCAACACCGCACCGAACCGCTTCACCCTCAACGGGGCCGCCTGTTCCTGA
- a CDS encoding ABC transporter substrate-binding protein, with amino-acid sequence MRRALATLVAAATVFAGAACGADESGSPSPGQPDKVEVGVIAIADVAPIYLGKDQGFFSSRNIDLTLTTAQGGAAIIPAVVGGQYQFGFSNTISLLLGESRNLPLKVVSNGNNSTGVDGQDFAGLFVRADSPIRSPKDLAGKTVAANTLNNIVDTAVRASVRKAGGDATAVKFVELPFPDQGAALESGRVDAIFVVEPFQQAALASGARKIASSYVDAAPSLTVAMYFTSNQLASQNPDLVKRFSEAMKESLAYADSHAEEVREILGDYTRISPEVRATMILPKWPAEINRDSVQALADLAVTDGLLTSKPDLDKLLP; translated from the coding sequence ATGCGACGTGCTCTCGCTACGCTCGTTGCCGCGGCGACCGTGTTTGCCGGTGCCGCATGTGGCGCCGATGAATCCGGTTCACCGTCGCCCGGTCAGCCCGACAAGGTCGAGGTCGGCGTCATCGCGATCGCGGATGTGGCACCGATCTATCTCGGTAAGGACCAGGGCTTCTTCAGCAGTCGCAACATCGACCTGACGCTGACGACGGCCCAGGGCGGCGCGGCCATCATTCCGGCCGTCGTCGGCGGGCAATACCAGTTCGGCTTCAGCAACACCATTTCGCTTCTGCTCGGCGAGTCGAGAAACCTGCCGCTGAAGGTGGTGAGCAACGGCAACAACTCGACGGGAGTGGACGGTCAGGACTTCGCCGGTCTGTTCGTGCGGGCAGACAGTCCGATCCGGTCGCCAAAGGACCTGGCGGGTAAGACGGTCGCCGCCAACACGTTGAACAACATCGTCGACACCGCCGTCCGGGCCTCGGTCCGTAAGGCCGGCGGGGACGCCACGGCGGTGAAGTTCGTCGAGTTGCCCTTCCCGGATCAGGGTGCCGCGTTGGAGTCCGGCCGAGTCGACGCCATCTTCGTGGTCGAGCCGTTCCAGCAGGCGGCGCTCGCCTCGGGGGCTCGGAAGATCGCGTCCAGCTACGTTGACGCGGCGCCGAGCCTCACCGTCGCCATGTACTTCACCTCGAACCAGCTGGCCAGCCAGAATCCGGACCTCGTCAAACGCTTCAGCGAAGCGATGAAGGAGTCCCTGGCGTACGCCGACAGCCATGCCGAGGAGGTGCGGGAGATACTCGGCGACTACACCCGGATCTCGCCGGAAGTCCGTGCGACGATGATCCTGCCCAAGTGGCCGGCCGAGATCAACCGCGACTCGGTGCAGGCGCTCGCCGACCTGGCCGTGACCGACGGGCTGCTGACCAGCAAGCCGGACCTCGACAAGCTGCTGCCCTGA
- a CDS encoding oxidoreductase: MTGWTYDDVPDQRGRTAVVTGANSGLGFETARLLVGRGARVVLACRDQGRGAAAAERIREQFPAGQVDVVRLDLADLDSVAAFANALRAEHDRLDLLINNAGVLYPPLRRTRQGFELQFGTNHLGAFALTGCLLPLLLATPAARIVTVASNAHRTGRIDFADLNWQRRRYQRFAAYAQSKLANLLFTLELHRRLTEVGSPLRVTAAHPGWAYTGQRGHRDGFVNTAARVLAMTTHEGALPIMRAATDPDAASGSYWGPAHRFQYAGPPVQVTGTDRARDAAVARRLWAESERLTGVAFPLPPVAS; encoded by the coding sequence ATGACGGGGTGGACGTACGACGATGTTCCCGACCAGCGGGGCCGGACTGCTGTCGTCACCGGGGCCAACAGCGGGCTGGGTTTCGAGACCGCCCGGCTGCTCGTCGGCCGGGGAGCGCGGGTCGTCCTCGCCTGCCGCGACCAGGGCCGGGGCGCGGCGGCGGCCGAGCGGATCCGGGAACAGTTCCCGGCGGGCCAGGTCGACGTCGTCCGGCTCGACCTGGCCGATCTCGACTCGGTGGCCGCGTTCGCCAACGCGTTGCGGGCCGAGCATGACCGGCTCGATCTGCTGATCAACAACGCCGGGGTGTTGTATCCGCCGCTGCGGCGGACCCGGCAGGGTTTCGAGCTTCAGTTCGGCACCAACCACCTGGGCGCCTTCGCGCTCACTGGTTGCCTGCTTCCACTGCTGCTGGCCACCCCGGCGGCGCGGATCGTCACCGTCGCCAGCAACGCGCACCGCACCGGCCGGATCGACTTCGCCGATCTCAACTGGCAGCGGCGGCGGTACCAGCGGTTCGCCGCGTACGCCCAGAGCAAGCTCGCGAATCTGCTGTTCACGCTGGAACTGCACAGGCGGTTGACCGAGGTCGGCTCGCCGTTGCGGGTCACCGCCGCGCACCCCGGTTGGGCCTACACCGGGCAGCGCGGTCACCGGGACGGTTTCGTCAACACCGCCGCCCGGGTGCTCGCGATGACCACCCACGAGGGGGCGCTCCCGATCATGCGCGCGGCCACCGACCCGGACGCGGCGAGCGGCAGCTACTGGGGGCCGGCGCACCGCTTCCAGTACGCCGGCCCACCGGTCCAGGTCACCGGGACGGACCGGGCGCGCGATGCCGCAGTGGCGCGGCGGCTCTGGGCGGAGAGCGAACGGCTGACCGGCGTGGCGTTCCCCCTACCGCCGGTCGCCTCCTGA
- a CDS encoding adenylyl cyclase, giving the protein MPTSPPQRRLGRALALGLVLTTTAVATHTPVSAGPPRPTNPDFGPNVTVFDPSMPVRQIQAVLDATYAAQVDDEMGTSRHAYLFRPGSYGTAEEPLQIKVGYYTEISGLGASPTDVVINGKIEAYNRCLTEGGTGNCIALVNFWRTLSNLSLRINAAGQDDCRASANFWAVSQAVSMRRLDISGGGLSLMDYCTNGPQYASGGFIADSRLPATTNGSQQQWLTRNSEVESWSNGVWNQVFSGVVGAPDDADFPDPPYTTLDRTPVSREKPYLFVDGKGRYQVRVPAARQHTRGITWANGMTSGRSIPIGDFFVARPADPVHVINAQLARGKHLLLTPGRYDVARSIEVRRPDTVVLGIGHATLTAVNGAVPLTVAGVPGVVIAGVTIDAGRKESPVLLRVGQRHGRDHSTPKNPTTLSDVYFRVGGPHIGRTDTALEVNSDHVLIDHTWVWRGDHGVEGFTEGVNGDTDRWRTNTGRYGAVINGDHVTATGLFVEHFQRYNTVWNGEHGTTILYQNELPYDPPTQADWRNGTVNGWAGYKVGDRVRKHTLYGGGVYVFNQNNPSIRTENGFEVPVRPGIRLHHIMTVNLSAGTIDHVVNGVGEAAGMDRVGTPVYLKQYP; this is encoded by the coding sequence ATGCCGACCTCACCACCGCAGCGGCGGCTCGGCCGGGCACTGGCCCTGGGCCTGGTGCTGACCACCACCGCCGTCGCCACGCACACCCCGGTCAGCGCCGGTCCGCCGCGACCGACAAACCCTGACTTCGGGCCCAACGTCACGGTCTTCGACCCGAGCATGCCGGTCCGCCAGATCCAGGCCGTGCTCGACGCGACGTACGCCGCACAGGTCGATGACGAGATGGGTACCAGCCGACACGCCTACCTGTTCCGGCCGGGCAGTTACGGCACGGCCGAGGAGCCGTTGCAGATCAAGGTGGGCTACTACACCGAGATCTCCGGGCTTGGCGCCTCCCCCACCGACGTGGTCATCAACGGCAAGATCGAGGCGTACAACCGCTGCCTCACCGAGGGCGGCACCGGCAACTGCATCGCGCTTGTCAACTTCTGGCGGACCCTGTCCAACCTGTCGCTGCGCATCAACGCCGCCGGCCAGGACGACTGCCGCGCCTCGGCCAACTTCTGGGCGGTCTCCCAGGCGGTGTCGATGCGCCGGCTCGACATCTCCGGCGGCGGACTGTCGCTGATGGACTACTGCACAAACGGGCCGCAGTACGCCAGCGGCGGTTTCATCGCCGACTCCCGGCTGCCGGCCACCACCAACGGCTCCCAGCAGCAGTGGCTGACCCGCAACAGCGAGGTCGAGAGCTGGTCCAACGGGGTGTGGAACCAGGTGTTCAGCGGCGTGGTCGGCGCCCCCGACGACGCCGACTTCCCCGACCCGCCCTACACCACCCTCGACCGGACCCCGGTCAGCCGGGAGAAGCCGTACCTGTTCGTCGACGGCAAGGGCAGGTACCAGGTCCGGGTCCCGGCCGCGCGTCAGCACACCAGGGGCATCACCTGGGCCAACGGCATGACGTCGGGCCGCAGCATCCCGATCGGCGACTTCTTCGTGGCCCGGCCCGCCGACCCGGTGCACGTCATCAACGCCCAACTGGCCCGGGGCAAGCACCTGCTGCTCACCCCCGGCCGGTACGACGTGGCCCGCAGCATCGAGGTACGCCGCCCCGACACCGTCGTCCTCGGCATCGGGCATGCCACCCTCACCGCCGTCAACGGGGCGGTCCCGCTGACCGTGGCCGGCGTACCCGGTGTGGTGATCGCCGGGGTCACCATCGACGCCGGCCGCAAGGAGTCGCCGGTGCTGCTGCGGGTCGGCCAGCGGCACGGTCGTGACCACAGCACCCCGAAGAACCCGACCACCCTCTCCGACGTGTACTTCCGCGTCGGCGGCCCGCACATCGGTCGGACCGACACCGCGTTGGAGGTGAACAGCGACCACGTCCTGATCGACCACACCTGGGTGTGGCGCGGTGACCACGGCGTCGAGGGCTTCACCGAGGGCGTCAACGGTGACACCGACCGCTGGCGGACCAACACCGGGCGGTACGGCGCGGTCATCAACGGCGACCACGTCACCGCCACCGGTCTCTTCGTCGAGCATTTCCAGCGCTACAACACGGTCTGGAACGGTGAGCACGGCACCACGATCCTCTACCAGAACGAGTTGCCGTACGACCCGCCGACGCAGGCCGACTGGCGCAACGGCACGGTCAACGGCTGGGCCGGCTACAAGGTCGGCGACCGGGTCCGCAAGCACACCCTGTACGGCGGCGGCGTCTACGTCTTCAACCAGAACAACCCGTCGATCCGGACCGAGAACGGGTTCGAGGTGCCGGTACGGCCGGGGATCAGACTGCACCACATCATGACCGTCAACCTCAGCGCCGGCACCATCGACCACGTGGTCAACGGCGTCGGCGAGGCGGCCGGCATGGACCGGGTCGGCACACCCGTCTACCTCAAGCAGTATCCGTAG
- a CDS encoding PepSY domain-containing protein, translated as MSLTEVSGSSTPDSSSGSQTSAAQTPSTRTQRRVAPLAALLLRLHFYAGILVAPFLVVAALTGLAYTVTPQVDQIRYGDQLTVASVGDQPRPLAEQVTAARAAHPDGTLVAVAPGAGEQTTKVVFALPELGDKQHTVYVDPYSGEVRGQLTTWFGSTPATTWLDDLHRNLHLGDLGRHYSEIAASWLWVLALGGIILWWRRRRTGRGRVTHLLVPDLTAGKGVRRTRGWHATTGVWLAVGLLILSATGLTWSRFAGGNFAAGLDALDARRPALTTSLIGAPADGGGEHQHGGAPSSGAADPATFDRVLAVARDAGLSGPVEISPGEPGEAWAVAQTDNTWPIRLDQAAVDPETGTVTARNDFADWPVLAKLSALGVQAHMGVLFGTANQILLAALAIGLLCVIVWGYRMWWQRRPTRGDRRAPVGAPPARGALRGLPWWALLAGGPVVAAVGWALPWLGVTLLGFLVLDVALGAFARRRASGRTDSAGPHSRQSDNAGPDSRQSDNAGPDSRQSDSAGPDSRRNDSRRNDSRQNDSGRTDSGQPDSGPRGGAAAPASR; from the coding sequence ATGTCTCTGACTGAAGTCTCCGGTTCCTCGACGCCGGATTCCTCCTCCGGCAGCCAAACCTCAGCCGCCCAGACACCTTCGACCCGCACCCAACGACGTGTCGCGCCGCTGGCGGCGCTGCTGCTGCGCCTGCACTTCTACGCCGGCATCCTGGTCGCCCCGTTCCTGGTGGTGGCCGCGCTTACCGGCCTGGCATACACCGTCACGCCACAGGTCGACCAGATCCGGTACGGCGACCAACTCACCGTGGCCAGCGTCGGCGACCAGCCCCGACCGTTGGCCGAGCAGGTCACCGCAGCCCGGGCGGCCCATCCGGACGGCACCCTCGTGGCGGTGGCGCCCGGCGCTGGTGAGCAGACCACGAAGGTGGTGTTCGCGCTGCCGGAGTTGGGCGACAAGCAGCACACCGTCTACGTCGACCCGTACAGCGGCGAGGTACGCGGACAGCTCACCACCTGGTTCGGCTCCACCCCCGCCACCACCTGGCTCGACGATCTGCACCGTAATCTGCATCTGGGTGACCTCGGGCGGCACTACTCGGAGATCGCCGCCAGCTGGCTCTGGGTCCTGGCGCTCGGCGGCATCATCCTGTGGTGGCGTCGGCGGCGTACCGGACGCGGCCGGGTAACGCACCTGTTGGTGCCGGATCTGACGGCCGGCAAGGGCGTCCGGCGTACCCGGGGGTGGCACGCCACCACCGGCGTCTGGCTCGCCGTGGGGCTGCTCATCCTCTCCGCGACCGGCCTGACCTGGTCCCGCTTCGCCGGTGGGAACTTCGCCGCCGGGCTGGACGCGCTCGACGCCCGGCGGCCGGCGCTCACCACCAGCCTGATCGGTGCGCCGGCCGACGGCGGTGGCGAGCACCAGCACGGCGGCGCGCCGTCGTCGGGGGCGGCCGACCCGGCCACCTTCGACCGGGTCCTGGCGGTGGCCCGCGACGCCGGCCTGTCCGGGCCCGTGGAGATCAGCCCTGGCGAGCCCGGCGAGGCCTGGGCGGTCGCGCAGACCGACAACACCTGGCCGATCCGGTTGGACCAGGCCGCCGTCGACCCCGAGACCGGTACGGTGACCGCCCGCAACGACTTCGCCGACTGGCCGGTACTCGCCAAGCTCAGCGCGCTCGGCGTGCAGGCTCACATGGGGGTGCTCTTCGGTACGGCCAACCAGATCCTGCTCGCCGCGCTCGCCATTGGCCTGCTCTGCGTCATCGTCTGGGGCTACCGCATGTGGTGGCAGCGTCGTCCGACCCGTGGCGACCGTCGCGCGCCCGTCGGCGCCCCGCCTGCCCGGGGCGCCTTGCGCGGGCTGCCCTGGTGGGCGCTGCTGGCCGGTGGGCCGGTGGTCGCCGCGGTCGGCTGGGCCCTGCCGTGGCTCGGCGTCACCCTGCTCGGCTTCCTCGTCCTCGACGTCGCCCTCGGCGCATTCGCGCGACGACGCGCCAGCGGACGAACCGACAGCGCAGGGCCCCACAGCCGACAAAGCGACAACGCAGGGCCCGACAGCCGACAAAGCGACAACGCAGGGCCCGACAGCCGACAAAGCGACAGCGCAGGGCCCGACAGCCGACGAAACGACAGCCGACGAAACGACAGCCGACAAAACGACAGTGGACGAACCGACAGCGGACAGCCCGACAGTGGGCCGCGGGGCGGCGCAGCGGCTCCCGCCAGCCGTTGA